One window from the genome of Carnobacteriaceae bacterium zg-84 encodes:
- a CDS encoding bifunctional folylpolyglutamate synthase/dihydrofolate synthase, with protein MSMNIEEALAWIHSRVTLAPRLGLERVETLLEMVDNPHRAIPTIHIAGTNGKGSTVTYLRYMLEELGLTVGTFTSPYIEAFNERIAINGVHITDEKIIEYVQKYKPLVEKMDTISELSGITEFEILTVIAFDYFKETKVDILLLEVGLGGLLDSTNVISPILTAITTIGLDHIDILGHTLEEIAAQKSGIIKQGIPVVTGNIVSSALQVIEETAHNKNSRIYMLNRDYQVTYVPQEENWGECFNFSNQTCHLDKLFVSLLGKHQVENAGLAVQLFCVYCQEQNVLFKEEYVYAGLSKAFWPARMEKVLTEPDIILDGAHNVHAMLRLVDNIENKFTKENLTILFSALTTKDIHEMIGMLKNIPHVKLVLTTFDYPKAMTLEDVEQYRQEGICTIDDWQNFVNVYKKESSAESTLLITGSLYFVSQVRAFLK; from the coding sequence ATGTCAATGAATATTGAAGAAGCGTTAGCATGGATTCACTCAAGAGTGACACTTGCCCCAAGATTAGGATTGGAAAGAGTGGAAACATTATTAGAAATGGTTGATAATCCGCATCGTGCTATTCCAACTATTCACATTGCTGGAACGAATGGGAAAGGTTCAACAGTAACATACTTACGTTATATGCTAGAAGAATTAGGTTTAACTGTTGGAACGTTTACTTCACCATATATAGAAGCCTTTAACGAACGGATTGCCATCAATGGCGTTCATATTACAGATGAAAAAATTATTGAATATGTTCAAAAATATAAACCTTTAGTTGAAAAAATGGATACAATATCTGAATTATCAGGTATAACAGAATTTGAAATATTGACAGTAATCGCATTTGATTACTTTAAAGAAACAAAAGTAGATATTCTACTATTAGAAGTTGGTTTAGGTGGCTTGTTGGATAGTACAAATGTTATATCTCCAATTTTAACAGCTATCACTACCATTGGGTTAGATCATATAGATATTTTAGGTCATACATTAGAAGAAATTGCTGCACAAAAATCCGGTATTATTAAGCAAGGTATTCCGGTTGTTACAGGAAATATTGTTTCGTCCGCTTTACAAGTCATTGAAGAAACAGCACATAACAAAAATAGTCGCATATATATGCTAAATCGTGATTATCAAGTGACGTATGTGCCACAAGAAGAAAACTGGGGTGAATGCTTTAATTTTTCAAATCAGACTTGTCATCTTGATAAACTTTTTGTTTCTTTACTTGGTAAACATCAAGTGGAAAATGCGGGATTAGCTGTACAGCTCTTCTGTGTGTATTGTCAAGAACAAAATGTTCTTTTTAAAGAGGAATATGTTTATGCAGGCTTATCCAAAGCGTTTTGGCCTGCACGTATGGAAAAAGTATTAACAGAACCTGATATTATTTTAGATGGTGCACATAATGTTCATGCAATGTTACGTTTGGTGGATAATATTGAAAACAAATTTACAAAAGAAAATCTCACAATTTTATTTTCTGCTTTAACAACAAAAGATATTCATGAGATGATTGGAATGCTGAAGAATATTCCGCATGTTAAACTTGTGTTAACGACATTCGATTATCCAAAAGCGATGACTTTAGAAGATGTTGAACAATATCGTCAAGAAGGTATTTGTACGATTGATGACTGGCAAAATTTTGTCAATGTGTATAAAAAAGAAAGTAGTGCTGAAAGTACCTTATTGATTACAGGTTCATTATATTTTGTTTCTCAAGTAAGAGCATTTTTAAAATAA
- a CDS encoding amino acid permease, whose protein sequence is MSNEVQNEKAKFSLGGATLYGINAVIGSGIFLLPKKIYQDLGPASIAAMVFDAILVLMLAVCFAEVAGYFNKNGGAFQYAKAAFGDFVGFNVGFLGWVVTVTAWSAMAAGFAKLFIVTFPAFEGQNLLLSISLIVLLSLMNIAGLKTSKMFTLSMTIIKLIPIIGFAICTLFFIGHGIDKGNFTPFLQLAPGKSLFDGVSATALIVFYAFIGFESMPIVAGEMRNPEKNVPKAILGSISIVSVLYILIIAGAIAMLGNDIMNTNAPVQDAFAMMIGPAGRWIVAIGALVSITGLNVGESIMVPRYGAAIAEEGLLPSFIARKTANGAPIAAILISGGCACLFLLTGSFEQLATLSVVFRFIQYIPTAAAVVVLRKKDMGIKPVFRVPFGPVIPIIATIVSLLMIWGDTPKNFLYGGIGILVASVCYFLFGKKRV, encoded by the coding sequence ATGAGTAATGAAGTACAAAATGAAAAAGCTAAATTTAGTTTAGGTGGAGCTACATTATACGGTATCAATGCTGTTATTGGTTCGGGTATTTTCTTATTACCTAAAAAAATATATCAAGATTTAGGACCAGCCTCTATTGCGGCGATGGTATTTGATGCTATATTAGTGTTAATGTTGGCTGTTTGTTTTGCTGAAGTAGCCGGCTATTTTAATAAAAATGGTGGAGCATTTCAATATGCTAAAGCAGCATTTGGTGATTTTGTTGGATTTAATGTTGGATTTTTAGGTTGGGTTGTTACAGTAACAGCTTGGTCAGCAATGGCGGCAGGATTTGCGAAATTATTTATTGTCACTTTTCCAGCGTTTGAAGGACAAAATTTATTATTGAGTATCTCTTTAATTGTTTTGCTATCTTTAATGAATATTGCAGGATTAAAAACATCAAAAATGTTTACATTGAGTATGACGATTATTAAATTGATACCAATCATTGGATTTGCTATCTGTACATTGTTCTTTATCGGACATGGTATTGATAAAGGGAATTTTACACCATTTTTACAATTAGCACCCGGAAAATCATTATTTGACGGTGTATCTGCAACAGCTTTAATCGTATTTTATGCATTTATTGGTTTTGAATCAATGCCCATTGTTGCTGGAGAAATGCGTAATCCAGAGAAAAATGTGCCAAAAGCAATTTTAGGTTCTATTTCTATTGTATCTGTTTTATATATTTTAATTATTGCAGGTGCTATTGCTATGTTAGGCAATGATATTATGAACACAAATGCACCTGTGCAAGATGCTTTTGCCATGATGATTGGTCCTGCTGGGCGTTGGATTGTTGCGATTGGTGCGTTAGTATCGATTACAGGTTTGAATGTTGGAGAATCTATTATGGTACCACGATATGGAGCAGCTATTGCTGAAGAAGGATTATTGCCGTCGTTTATTGCTAGAAAAACAGCAAATGGAGCACCTATTGCCGCTATTCTTATTTCTGGTGGATGTGCATGTCTATTCTTGTTAACTGGTTCTTTTGAGCAATTAGCTACATTGAGTGTCGTTTTCCGCTTTATTCAATACATTCCAACTGCTGCAGCTGTAGTTGTTTTACGCAAAAAAGATATGGGTATTAAACCGGTGTTTAGAGTACCATTTGGTCCAGTGATTCCAATTATTGCAACAATTGTCAGCTTGTTGATGATTTGGGGAGATACACCAAAAAATTTCCTTTACGGTGGTATCGGTATCTTAGTTGCCTCTGTATGCTATTTCTTATTTGGTAAGAAAAGGGTATAA
- a CDS encoding HutD family protein has translation MNIQIIDKKEYVVSVWSGGKTTQICLAPPHAKFEVGEFDYRVSSATINLEKTVFTSLPNYNRIIMPIQQTLTLQHPDISQKKIVLQSFEIYFFNGDMKTVSYGKCVDFNVIYKPTYKSEVGVYNAKDVSVLKKGIVYILFAIQDIQLTFYKNGKDMVNLTLPKHHSLHVTNILDDYEVHTLSHIQDHVPVYIQVSICDNDYEKL, from the coding sequence ATGAACATACAAATAATTGATAAAAAAGAGTATGTTGTATCTGTTTGGAGTGGTGGTAAGACAACTCAAATTTGTCTTGCTCCACCACATGCCAAATTTGAAGTAGGCGAATTTGATTATCGTGTGTCGTCTGCGACGATTAATTTAGAAAAAACAGTATTTACGTCGTTACCAAATTATAATCGTATCATTATGCCGATACAACAGACATTGACATTGCAACATCCTGATATAAGTCAGAAAAAAATTGTTTTACAATCCTTTGAGATCTATTTCTTCAATGGAGATATGAAAACAGTTAGTTATGGGAAATGTGTTGATTTTAATGTTATTTATAAGCCCACATATAAAAGTGAGGTAGGCGTGTATAACGCAAAAGATGTAAGCGTATTAAAAAAAGGTATTGTGTATATTTTGTTCGCCATACAAGATATTCAGCTTACATTTTATAAAAATGGCAAAGATATGGTAAATCTCACATTACCTAAACATCATAGTTTACATGTAACAAATATCCTAGATGATTATGAAGTACACACTTTATCACATATACAAGATCATGTACCAGTATATATTCAAGTAAGTATATGTGATAATGATTATGAAAAATTGTGA
- the hutH gene encoding histidine ammonia-lyase: MTNVVVLDGNSLTLDEVVDVARFYAKCEIKEDAKAAVIESRRIVDDIVREKRVVYGVNTGFGSLCNVSISPEDTAQLQENLIRTHSSGFGDPFPEDVVRAIMLIRVNSLLKGCSGIRLSTIEALIGMLNAGVHPFIPEKGSLGASGDLAPLSHMVLPLLGLGKAYYKGELLPGRQAMEKAGLEIIELSAKEGLALINGTTVLTGVGALATYDAIELLKLSDIAGALSLEVHNGISSPFEEDLHTIRPQSGQLATARNIRHLIKDSAHTTVATPTRVQDPYTLRCIPQIHGASKDSVAYVKEKVEIEINSVTDNPIITKDGKVISGGNFHGEPLAQPFDFLGIAVSEIGNVSERRVERLVNSQLSKLPSFLVKYPGLNSGFMITQYACASLASENKILSHPASVDSIPSCENQEDFVSMGTTAARKAAEIVKNSRRIVATEIMAACQALDLKEQTTQLGAGTQAAYDTFRKFVNVIEYDKDIEIYEELNKATEALQSGALLKAVESVVDLSIQF, encoded by the coding sequence ATGACAAATGTTGTTGTATTAGATGGAAATAGTTTAACACTAGATGAAGTTGTTGATGTAGCTCGTTTTTATGCTAAATGTGAAATAAAAGAAGATGCAAAAGCAGCTGTTATTGAATCAAGAAGAATTGTTGATGACATCGTAAGAGAAAAACGTGTTGTTTATGGTGTTAATACAGGATTTGGTTCATTATGTAATGTGAGTATTTCTCCAGAAGATACTGCACAGTTACAAGAAAACCTGATTCGCACACATTCAAGCGGATTCGGTGATCCATTTCCAGAAGATGTAGTACGTGCTATTATGTTAATTCGTGTAAATTCGTTATTGAAAGGTTGTTCAGGTATTCGTTTGAGTACCATTGAAGCATTGATAGGTATGCTGAATGCAGGTGTACATCCTTTTATCCCTGAAAAAGGATCGCTAGGAGCATCTGGAGATTTAGCACCATTATCACACATGGTATTGCCTTTATTAGGTTTAGGTAAAGCATATTATAAAGGTGAATTATTACCGGGTAGACAAGCAATGGAGAAAGCAGGGCTAGAAATTATTGAGTTAAGTGCAAAAGAAGGGTTAGCCTTAATCAATGGGACAACGGTATTAACTGGTGTTGGAGCACTAGCAACATATGATGCCATTGAATTATTAAAATTATCAGATATTGCAGGAGCATTATCTTTAGAAGTACATAATGGTATTTCAAGTCCATTTGAAGAAGATTTACATACAATTCGCCCTCAAAGTGGACAATTAGCGACAGCTCGTAATATTCGTCACTTAATTAAAGATAGTGCACATACAACGGTTGCCACACCAACACGTGTACAAGATCCATATACATTGCGTTGTATTCCGCAAATTCATGGTGCAAGTAAAGATAGTGTTGCTTATGTAAAAGAAAAAGTTGAAATTGAAATCAACTCTGTTACAGATAACCCAATTATTACTAAAGACGGTAAAGTCATTTCTGGAGGTAATTTCCATGGTGAACCATTGGCGCAGCCATTTGATTTTTTAGGCATTGCTGTATCGGAAATTGGGAATGTTTCTGAGCGCCGTGTTGAACGTTTAGTTAACTCTCAATTAAGTAAATTACCATCATTCTTAGTGAAATATCCAGGGTTAAATTCAGGATTTATGATTACGCAATATGCTTGTGCATCATTGGCATCAGAAAATAAAATTTTATCACATCCAGCAAGTGTAGACTCTATCCCGTCTTGTGAAAATCAAGAGGACTTTGTCAGCATGGGAACAACAGCCGCTCGTAAAGCTGCTGAAATTGTAAAAAATTCAAGACGTATTGTTGCCACAGAAATTATGGCAGCATGTCAAGCTTTAGATTTGAAAGAACAAACAACACAATTAGGAGCAGGAACGCAAGCTGCGTACGATACATTTAGAAAATTTGTCAATGTGATTGAATACGATAAAGATATTGAAATATATGAAGAATTAAATAAAGCAACAGAAGCATTACAAAGTGGTGCCTTATTAAAAGCTGTTGAATCAGTTGTTGATTTATCTATTCAATTTTAG